CAGGGAAATGGTAAGTAACCATTACTATTacttttggaggaaaaaaaaccacacgcCCACAGTGCAGCAAAGGAATGAAATGTGTCTTTGAAATTCAAGCACAAGGGATCAGtttcatgaaaattaaaatcaagcctatgtgctgcttttcctggaaTAAGGTCAGTGGATAAGAGACATTTTTTTAAGATAAGATGTTCCAAACGGCTACAAACCGAATGTGTATCttacaataaaaacattttaaaatattcaactgctcagcatttaaaaagcatgttttaGAGTTTCTGAATAAAGAATTAATATGTCTTCTAGAATTGACAGTTTTTATGGAAGTATAACCTCTTccattttttacttcagttctCAAACATCAGACTTTTTATTGTCCTCCCACATTACAAAGGATCTTTAGTAATTTTAGAACCTTATTGcaccttttaaaaagcaataccCTTTTCAGCACACGTTACTGTAGAGCTAAGTACAttaccaggaaagaaaaaatactgcataGTCATGGAACATATAGTCATGGAAGTACAATCCACACTGTATAGATGGAGAATGGAAACATAGAAAAATGACAGTATGCATTAGATCCTGCAGAAGTCAACCACAGAACCACAGCTTCAGCCTGATTTTAAGTCTTAGAACAGTGTCTGAAGAAAGACTTCTtcagagaagcaaaatttaCCTGTCATCTGACACAAGGACTAAACTGAAGGGTTTCACACAGAATTTGGAGCAATCAGCTAATGCCAGAGACCACTCGgtcttgtgaactctgctccacCAACTACTGAGCCTGAACTAGTGCTCAGTAAGGGTCTCTTGTTCGTAGAGAAGGGCCCTAGAAAGGTGACAGATGGTGGGCAACCCCCATATTGCATGGGTCCCATATTCACATCTTTCTCACAGGGTTGACATGAATAGCAAAAACCTCAAACACACTGTGGGATGAAGGTTCACTACATTAGCAGAGGGACACATGCTGCTACAAGTGTTTTTATCTGCCTTTAGCTCTTTCTGAAGGCTCACAGTAACCAACAGGCAGACTGCATTTGTTCATTATGTGCTTTGGTGATGCTTCAATGAATTTTGAGAGCGCAATTTGGAGGGTAGAGGTGGAAGGGGAAGATCCTTTTTGGAAATGCTCAGGTTCTGAATTCATGTTTATGAAAATGTCATCCTATTAAATACAAAAAGCATGAACGAAAACAATGAAAACTTCAGGTTTTGGAAGGAAGACAGGCTTAACAgttcttctatttttaattacaaacaCTACTAGTTTGCTCTCTCAGCTACGGTTATTATCAATGAACCCAACTACTCTGAACCCTGACTGACTACCATCTCCTTCCCACCTTAAACATGAACACCAGACATCTGACACCCCCCACCACTTAGCTCTTTAATATAAGAAGTACCTTTAACTAGACGAAGCCACATGCAGTCATTCACTCGCATCTTCCACATCAACTCCTTCAGTGAAAGCTTTGCAAACTTCCCCATGCAAATGAATACTTTCACGTTTTTTAAGAACTGGCACTTGTTATGGTTTGAACCCCAAAGCTCAGCGGGGATGACCTGCTCCAAGCACTCCCTCACAAACATGTACACCTGCCAGTAGCTGCTGTGACTCTTGAGAAGGCTGCTGAGGTTGGACTCACACGCCTCTCTTGGGTTTTGCTCCTCACCCTGCGACTTCCCATGCACAGATTTTGCAAGAGGAGCGTATAAATTGTCTGGCACATTCGTGTGACCAGATTCACATCTGCTGCTTGTCACATCCTTAGCAGGCTCTTTCACaaactgttctgctgctttgtgaGCCTCTGCTTCTCCAGGCAAAGTTACCCCGCAAGGCAGCTCAGTTTTTCTCACACTGGCTTCAGATATCTTAACAGGgcaattttttttcaagataaCTAAGTAAGGGCACTTTTCATGGTTCTCTAGCAGATTCTGAAACACATGTCTCATTTGCCAATAGCGCTTGGGcaacctcttctttctccagTTGCGATGTAGCAGGTTTCGGTTGTGTTTTTTCTGGAACAGATTTGGGCTTAAGAATATAGTTTCTATAAGCCGTCTTCCACCTGCCTGACAGCCCTGCAAGTGATTCAGTAAAAACGATTTAGGAAAACATTCCCGGAAACTCCTGCAGgaataaagcagcagcttcttgtTAATGTACACTGCAGAATGCAAGACCTTATTTGGTAACTTCTTTGCCAAATGACCTACAGGACTTTCTTGTCTTCTGCATTTTGAAGAAATACCCTCCACAGGTTTAGTCTGCACACAATCCGATCGAGATTTATGCATATGtatttctgctcctttcctATGGGATTCTGCTTGCACTTCAGTGCTGGACTTTAAAAGTTCATTACTCTGAACTCCTCCTGAAGAAGAGCTTTCATGTGCCACAAACATCTCCCTGGCATGAGATGTGTGAACTGAAGAAGGACCAGACACATCATTGTTACTTCTTTGAGAAATGtgcctttttttaatgatacttGCAGAATGTGATGCCACACACCCAGTTTCACATCTCTCAGAACTACTTTGGTTTACAGCAGGAGTGAGCTTACAAGCCTTTTCCTCTACTCTTACTCTCTTAGCTGGAATTTCAAGTTGTTTCCTATTAAGCTTCCTTTTTAAAGATGCTACCGTAGCTGACAAACTGGAGCTACTCTGTGTTTCCAGATGCTCAGTAACCACTCTAATCTGTCTGCTTGCTTTAGAAACAGCTTTTGCAGAATACTGGTAACTGGGCATCGAGCTTCGtatcttgttattttttttacttcccatGCTGGAGACATTAGCGTCAAGTCTTTGTCTGCTTTTCCACCAATGTGACTTTGAAAGATACTGTCTGTGAAACATGAGCCTTTTTTGCATATAGTCAAGCAACCTACTACGTTTACACTTTGAAAACCTTTGTCTAACAAACACAGAGGGCGAGTGTACATTATGTGGAATAAGTTCATAAACGGGTTGCCCACAAACTTGGTAACAGTTACTAGGGGGTACCAGCATAAAGATTGCGCAATGTTCCATTAAATACATCATCACATCATCCCCTATCCTGCTCAGCAGTGTTTCCCAGACGCCATTGGTACAAGTAGTTTCCGTTCCAGTATTGGGCAGGTAGCTGTATATACGTGAACACGGCATGACTGGGTGATGAGAACTGTTTTCATCCAGTAAGGCATATCCATATGCGAGgacattcttctttcttttttcacacaGTCGTTGAACAACTCTTGCAGTAACTTCTTTCTGACTAGATAActtgaggaaagaaaattagCTTTTATCACTGACACTTTcataaaccacaacacacaaTTTAAATAAACAGACATGCGAGTTACAAAGTCCTAGACACCAAGTTTTGAAGCGATATTAGTGATGCACACGGGCATACCAAAGAAAGGTTTTCAAGTGTACCACAAGATGTTTACGTGCAGCAACGTGGGCCTACAACTTTAAGGAAGTCTTTTTAACGTCTGCCCTTTTGATCGTGGATTTCATGCCCAGGAAACACCCCACACTACGCTCCCCGCAGCAAACCGGCCCCCAAGACCTCCATGTCATTCTGCCCTATAGGTGCTCACGCAGGCTCTAACCTCCAGGGAACTAACACTGATTTTCTTGAGGCCTCCATTTCCTTTTCCGTACAGAAGACCTCAATTAAACAACTTCGTTCACAATTCTAAGACAAGCTTATTTACTACCATAGCGCAGTTCTGCTCATGCACGCTAAAACTCTGAGAAAAGCGGCCTTCCCTCTCCGGCAAGTTTCTTCTGCTCAATAACCGGCCCGCAAGCGGTTTCCTCCCTCGTATCTCCCTTCTCGAGAGTGGGAAAGTGGCACTTGCAATTCCTTGTTGCTCCCCGGCCGCACTCGGTTTGCACCCCCGTACCGCACAGGGCACGCAGGGAACCGGGGGCTCAGCGGCACGCACCCCTTCCGCGCTACCTAACCACCCACCCACCCGCCGGCCGGCATCACGGTTTTGTCTGCCCACCCTGCAGGAGACGGGAAGGGGGAATGCTCCCACACCGCTCCCCGCTGCCTGGAGCGGGCCGGCGGGGCGCGGCAGCAGCCATGAGGGGCACGCATGAAGGACAGGAAGCGTGGTGCCACCATCTAGCGCAGGCAGCGGCGCCCTTCCGCAGCCCCTCCAAGGGCAGGCAGCGGCTCTGGCGCTCCCTCCATCCACTGGAGGGGGGGCTTCGCCCGGACCCCAGCAGGGCTCACTCCTCGGCGGGGGCTGCGCAGATACGGCCACCCCGGGCCCCACGCAGGCCACCGGCACTCTCGGCCTGCCTCTTACCTGCTCGAAGGTGAAGGGCCGGGGAATAGCGCGGGCCCCCCGGGGGACGCACACCAGGCACGCCCCCACGAAGGTCCGGTAGCAGCCTGTATCGTCGCCCCGCAGCACCTCGGCCTCCCCGgagctgctgtcctgcagctgcCGGATGAAGGTCTCCAGCGGGGCGACCTCGGCGTAGCAGCGGCGCAGCGCAGTCAGCACCGCCGCGAAGGACTCCGTGCCCGCCATGTTGCAAGAGGCAGTGCACGCCGACACCTGGGGCCACCCCGCGCCTCGCTCCCCTCCCTCCCGTACCGCTGCGCTGCGCTCCCCCGCCGTTACTGCCGACGGGTGACAGGCTGCTGCTGACTAAAACAACGAGAACAGAGTCACttttaaatatgaagaaaacGCCCTCGCAAAACCATCCCGCGGCTGCTCCGTCTGAACACCCCCGACCCACAACGTGGCCGGGAGGGCGGTGGCTAAGGTGAGGTGAGGCGGGACGAgacggggcggggcggggcagggagggaggccGCTGTCCAGCTCCGGCGCTCCTTCACTGCTGCTTGAGGCGCTGTCTCCTGAGGCCGCGGGCCCCGCCTGAGGCGGGTGGGAAGGAGCGGCTGCGGGGCAGGGCGCTAGCACGGGCTAACGAAGATGTGTGGTATGGCTTCCGACCGGAACACACGGTGAGCGGGGACTGGGTTGAGGGCAgactgaggagaaggacttgtgggtgctggttgatgagaagctcaacatgagccagcttcagtgtgcgctcgcagcccagaaagccaaccgtatcctgggctgcatcaaaaggagcgtgaccagcaggtcgaaggaggtgatcctgcccctctactctgctcttgtgagacctcacctggagtattgtgtgcagttctggtgtcctcaacataaaaaggacatggaactgctggaacaagtccagaggaggccctgaagatgatcagggggctggagcacctctcctatggagacaagctgagagagttgggcttgttcagactggagaaggtTCCAGGGAAATatatcagccttccagtaactAAAGAGGGCCTACAACAGATATTTGTATGTGAGGGGAACTTTTTACCAGTGCGcatagtgatagaacaagggggaatggctttaaactgaaagagtaGATTTAtgttagatatgaggaagaaattcttcatcaTGAGTGTcatgagacactggcacaggctgcccagagaagctgtggctgccccatccctggcagggttcaaggccaggttggatggggctttgagcaacctggtccagtggaaggtgtccctacccatggcaggggggttggaactggatgaactttaaggtcccttccaaaccagcctgtgatttaggcttttattttcagtcagcTTTGTAGCATCTTTTTGGTGGATAATTCTTGCTGTGTATTTTCAGAATGCTCAGGGTAGTGTGAGCTACAGTCAAGAAAAATGTTGAAGGAAGTTATAAAGTGAGCATTACTACTTTATTAAGGTAGATTTCCTCTGGAACTAACCAAGAAGATTCCCTTCCAAGGAACCCCTTTAAGACCAGCACTCCATGGAAGATCTGTCTGAAGTAAGAGCAACAGTAATGCCTTTGTTTATTGGTGctaagcagtgcttacacagccTCTAGGACTTTTTGGCTGCTCAGATTGCCCCACTGGCGAGTAGGCTGGTGGTGCACAAGGAATTGGGAGGTGAGGCAaccaggacagctgatcccaacagacccaagggatatcccagaCCATATGGTGTCATACTCAGCAATAAAACTGAAGGGGGATATTAGGGGGGGGGAAGTTTAAAAGGGGTGGCACTGCTTGGGGGCTGGTGTGCAATTGGTTGCTTAGGgttggtggtgagcaattgctttcatttgcatcacttggctttcttgggttttatttgcctATCTGTTGTTTGGAGGGGTTctcacaatttattttttttattattgttttttcgATTATTATTTAACTGTTAAGGTGTCTTTATCTCAACTCGTAAGTTCCTTTCTCACTTCTACCTTTCCAATTCTCTTCCCATCGCACCGAGGAGGGGAAGCgaatgagcagctgtgtggagcttagctgctggctggggttaagcCATGCCACCATGGGTTCAGTCCATGCTCAATTCCTGCGTTGACACGTTGCTGTTCATGCAGATGAGACTCCTATGTTTTGAGACCTCCACACAAACTCATTCTCTCTGGCACAGATCTCTTTGTAGCCCAGGTGTAGTCTGCCCCATTGCTCTTGGACTTTGACCCCTACTttagtgctgaagatgccctcaTCAACCAAATTCACATCTAATTTCACTCTGCATAAATGTGACATCCGTGACCTTGTTATGtgggaaacaaagcagaaactgtGTGCACAGTTGGCTCCctgaaatttttatttacttagtACTTTACATATcactgggttattttttttttttttactatgtgATTGCAGAGTCTGCAGTAGCAAAAgttcatgaaaaaaataatgctgttctGGTACCAAACGGGTGGGGAACCTGCTGCCAGTGAAGAGGTGGTGTTGGTCAGACAGAGTATCTTTACCTGGGGATAATGCTGGAGCATTCCCCAAGTTCATTAAATCAGTCAGCTTGAAAAAAACACCAGTTCAGTATgcaattttgttttctcctatGGATCTTCGTAACAACTCAGAGAGGGTGAGGCCGAGTGATTCTTTCTCAAGCAAGTTGAAGGGTTTGTTAGTTTCATGAGATGAAACACTGCTTATTCCTTTCTGTTCTGGCTTTACTTCTCAGCTCCTACAGCTATATTTATTCACTCAGAGGATTTTACACAGGTTCATCAGAAAAGCCCAATTAGTCTGTAACAGGGGGAAGATGCTGTGCTAGTACTGGAGAGcctcctgaggtcccttcccagTGTCTTTCAGCTGTAAGCTAAAGACTAGCATTACAAATAGATTATCCTGTTTCACTTGAAACACATCTTGAGGCCattttccccttgtc
This sequence is a window from Lathamus discolor isolate bLatDis1 chromosome 2, bLatDis1.hap1, whole genome shotgun sequence. Protein-coding genes within it:
- the TERT gene encoding telomerase reverse transcriptase isoform X1; protein product: MLSSQKEVTARVVQRLCEKRKKNVLAYGYALLDENSSHHPVMPCSRIYSYLPNTGTETTCTNGVWETLLSRIGDDVMMYLMEHCAIFMLVPPSNCYQVCGQPVYELIPHNVHSPSVFVRQRFSKCKRSRLLDYMQKRLMFHRQYLSKSHWWKSRQRLDANVSSMGSKKNNKIRSSMPSYQYSAKAVSKASRQIRVVTEHLETQSSSSLSATVASLKRKLNRKQLEIPAKRVRVEEKACKLTPAVNQSSSERCETGCVASHSASIIKKRHISQRSNNDVSGPSSVHTSHAREMFVAHESSSSGGVQSNELLKSSTEVQAESHRKGAEIHMHKSRSDCVQTKPVEGISSKCRRQESPVGHLAKKLPNKVLHSAVYINKKLLLYSCRSFRECFPKSFLLNHLQGCQAGGRRLIETIFLSPNLFQKKHNRNLLHRNWRKKRLPKRYWQMRHVFQNLLENHEKCPYLVILKKNCPVKISEASVRKTELPCGVTLPGEAEAHKAAEQFVKEPAKDVTSSRCESGHTNVPDNLYAPLAKSVHGKSQGEEQNPREACESNLSSLLKSHSSYWQVYMFVRECLEQVIPAELWGSNHNKCQFLKNVKVFICMGKFAKLSLKELMWKMRVNDCMWLRLVKGDHFVPAYEHCFREELLAKFLYWLMDTYVIELLRSFFYVTETTFQKNLVFYYRKFVWGKLQNIGIRNHFARVHLRALSSKDIEAIRQKKYVTSRLRFIPRPNGLRPIVKVSSVVDARAFSKESREKKVQRYNTELKNLFSVLNYERTINRSFIGSSVFGKDDIYRTWKNFITEVAESYDEIPHFYFVKADVSRAYDTIPHSKLVEVVSQILKPQKKTPYCIRRYAVIMITESGKARKFYRRSVSTWQDFKSDLESFVFYLQKTTSLRNAIVVEQSLSLDETSSSLFTFFLQMIRNNILEIGNRYYVQCCGIPQGSILSTLLCSLCYGDMENKLLSRIQQDGLLIRLVDDFLLVTPHLMKARNFLRTLATGIPEYGFLINPNKTVMNFRVDDIPGCSKFKQVPNCPVIPWCGLLFDIQTLEVYCDYSSYSYTSIRSSLSFNSSRTAGKNMKYKLTAVLKLKCHSLFLDLKINNLRTVLVNIYQIFLLQAYRFHACVLQLPFNQQVRNNPYFFLRIISETASCCYSILKAKNKGIALGKKGASGMFPSEAAEWLCYNAFTVKLANHKVIYACLLKPLKICKMQLFRKIPKDTMALLKEVTEPSFYQDFKTILD
- the TERT gene encoding telomerase reverse transcriptase isoform X2 translates to MAGTESFAAVLTALRRCYAEVAPLETFIRQLQDSSSGEAEVLRGDDTGCYRTFVGACLVCVPRGARAIPRPFTFEQLSSQKEVTARVVQRLCEKRKKNVLAYGYALLDENSSHHPVMPCSRIYSYLPNTGTETTCTNGVWETLLSRIGDDVMMYLMEHCAIFMLVPPSNCYQVCGQPVYELIPHNVHSPSVFVRQRFSKCKRSRLLDYMQKRLMFHRQYLSKSHWWKSRQRLDANVSSMGSKKNNKIRSSMPSYQYSAKAVSKASRQIRVVTEHLETQSSSSLSATVASLKRKLNRKQLEIPAKRVRVEEKACKLTPAVNQSSSERCETGCVASHSASIIKKRHISQRSNNDVSGPSSVHTSHAREMFVAHESSSSGGVQSNELLKSSTEVQAESHRKGAEIHMHKSRSDCVQTKPVEGISSKCRRQESPVGHLAKKLPNKVLHSAVYINKKLLLYSCRSFRECFPKSFLLNHLQGCQAGGRRLIETIFLSPNLFQKKHNRNLLHRNWRKKRLPKRYWQMRHVFQNLLENHEKCPYLVILKKNCPVKISEASVRKTELPCGVTLPGEAEAHKAAEQFVKEPAKDVTSSRCESGHTNVPDNLYAPLAKSVHGKSQGEEQNPREACESNLSSLLKSHSSYWQVYMFVRECLEQVIPAELWGSNHNKCQFLKNVKVFICMGKFAKLSLKELMWKMRVNDCMWLRLVKGDHFVPAYEHCFREELLAKFLYWLMDTYVIELLRSFFYVTETTFQKNLVFYYRKFVWGKLQNIGIRNHFARVHLRALSSKDIEAIRQKKYVTSRLRFIPRPNGLRPIVKVSSVVDARAFSKESREKKVQRYNTELKNLFSVLNYERTINRSFIGSSVFGKDDIYRTWKNFITEVAESYDEIPHFYFVKADVSRAYDTIPHSKLVEVVSQILKPQKKTPYCIRRYAVIMITESGKARKFYRRSVSTWQDFKSDLESFVFYLQKTTSLRNAIVVEQSLSLDETSSSLFTFFLQMIRNNILEIGNRYYVQCCGIPQGSILSTLLCSLCYGDMENKLLSRIQQDGLLIRLVDDFLLVTPHLMKARNFLRTLATGIPEYGFLINPNKTVMNFRVDDIPGCSKFKQVPNCPVIPWCGLLFDIQTLEVYCDYSSYSYTSIRSSLSFNSSRTAGKNMKYKLTAVLKLKCHSLFLDLKINNLRTVLVNIYQIFLLQAYRFHACVLQLPFNQQVRNNPYFFLRIISETASCCYSILKAKNKGIALGKKGASGMFPSEAAEWLCYNAFTVKLANHKVIYACLLKPLKICKMQLFRKIPKDTMALLKEVTEPSFYQDFKTILD